One region of Armigeres subalbatus isolate Guangzhou_Male chromosome 3, GZ_Asu_2, whole genome shotgun sequence genomic DNA includes:
- the LOC134226165 gene encoding uncharacterized protein K02A2.6-like, with amino-acid sequence MSGWPSDKSMITDCTKPYFAFRHELVIQDGIILRRDRIVIPTASRKTVSNLLHYSHQGEQATLRKARSVVYWPNMNDHLRNFVKACDICNRFKGYQQCEPMQSSQTATYPFEIVSMDIGEVSYDDKKLLILVTVDHFSNYFEVNILTSQATKNLIDCTKQTFTRLGIPRRAITDSAKQFLSVEWQTFMRNYGVVHTTSAPYHHESNGKAESAIKIAKNIIKKALHDGKDFWLALLEWRNTPQDDGYSPAQKIMGRYLRGLCPVPSDKLKIRGVNAAIVNDQMETRKIKSKFYHDRKSQSLPTLERGQDVYVQLKPETNSIWTKGRVAEILSDRDYNIEVNGNSYRRNRVHIRESRGIEESWKEEDTEDHYLSLDGQDLTVPTSTPNADQSRKAEPESRSRHSDNRNCNPGSTTTAVGTSSLSTPVVDRPQRAVRRPLKFKDYVLDTSE; translated from the coding sequence ATGAGTGGCTGGCCCAGCGACAAGTCAATGATAACAGATTGCACGAAACCATATTTCGCATTTCGACATGAGCTTGTGATTCAAGACGGGATCATCCTTCGTCGAGATCGCATAGTCATCCCCACTGCTAGTCGAAAGACCGTGTCCAACCTGTTACATTACAGCCACCAGGGTGAACAGGCTACTCTACGGAAAGCTCGGAGTGTCGTCTATTGGCCTAATATGAACGACCATCTGCGAAACTTTGTGAAAGCCTGTGACATTTGTAACCGGTTTAAAGGATATCAACAGTGCGAACCGATGCAATCTAGTCAAACAGCTACATATCCATTCGAGATCGTATCCATGGATATTGGAGAAGTGTCCTATGACGATAAAAAGTTGTTGATTCTCGTGACAGTGGAccacttttcaaattattttgaggTCAACATTCTGACCAGTCAAGCAACaaaaaatttgattgattgcacaAAGCAGACATTCACCAGGCTAGGAATTCCACGAAGAGCGATTACGGATTCTGCCAAACAATTCCTCAGCGTTGAATGGCAAACGTTCATGCGGAACTACGGGGTCGTGCATACAACAAGTGCACCGTATCATCACGAATCGAACGGTAAAGCGGAATCGGCAATCAAAATAGCCAAAAACATAATCAAGAAAGCCCTACATGATGGTAAAGATTTTTGGTTGGCGCTTCTAGAATGGCGTAATACACCGCAAGATGATGGCTATTCACCGGCACAGAAAATTATGGGAAGGTATCTTCGAGGACTCTGTCCAGTTCCATCGGATAAACTAAAGATACGTGGTGTAAACGCAGCCATAGTAAATGATCAGATGGAAACGAgaaaaatcaaatctaaattctaTCACGATCGAAAATCACAATCGCTGCCGACACTAGAACGAGGACAGGACGTTTACGTTCAGTTGAAACCGGAAACTAATTCCATTTGGACCAAAGGACGGGTTGCGGAAATCTTGAGCGATCGAGATTACAATATTGAAGTCAATGGAAACAGCTATCGTCGCAATCGTGTACATATCAGGGAATCCAGAGGAATAGAAGAATCGTGGAAAGAAGAAGATACTGAAGATCACTACCTCAGTTTAGATGGCCAAGACTTGACAGTACCTACCAGCACACCGAATGCCGATCAATCGAGGAAGGCGGAACCGGAAAGCAGATCAAGACACAGTGATAATCGAAATTGCAACCCTGGTAGCACCACAACCGCCGTTGGAACCAGTTCGTTATCAACACCAGTCGTGGACCGTCCTCAACGAGCAGTTAGAAGACCATTGAAATTCAAGGATTATGTTCTTGATACTTCGGAGTGA